One window from the genome of Cucumis melo cultivar AY chromosome 12, USDA_Cmelo_AY_1.0, whole genome shotgun sequence encodes:
- the LOC103500495 gene encoding uncharacterized protein LOC103500495 isoform X1, with amino-acid sequence MEGVENITTEKQNNSMGPKRRLSCTTCFDALWFCYSPVHQMQQYYRVGVFDNCSSKWTALLDCLNLKTKRASEVQKMYLECRKFLKAEKKQNLTSGLFEPQKKHHHIGRNYLDI; translated from the exons ATGGAAGGAGTAGAGAATATAACAACTGAGAAACAGAACAACTCCATGGGACCGAAGAGGCGGCTGTCCTGCACAACCTGCTTTGATGCTCTGTGGTTCTGCTATT CTCCGGTTCATCAGATGCAGCAATACTACAGGGTTGGAGTTTTTGATAACTGTTCTAGCAAATGGACAGCTCTTCTCGACTGTTTAAATCTAAAGACGAAAAGAGCTTCTGAGGTTCAG AAAATGTACTTGGAATGCAGGAAATTCTTGAAAGCAGAGAAAAAGCAAAATCTCACATCTGGACTTTTCGAACCCCAGAAGAAGCATCATCACATTGGAAGGAACTATTTGGACATTTAG
- the LOC103500495 gene encoding uncharacterized protein LOC103500495 isoform X2, whose protein sequence is MEGVENITTEKQNNSMGPKRRLSCTTCFDALWFCYSPVHQMQQYYRVGVFDNCSSKWTALLDCLNLKTKRASEVQEILESREKAKSHIWTFRTPEEASSHWKELFGHLEEIE, encoded by the exons ATGGAAGGAGTAGAGAATATAACAACTGAGAAACAGAACAACTCCATGGGACCGAAGAGGCGGCTGTCCTGCACAACCTGCTTTGATGCTCTGTGGTTCTGCTATT CTCCGGTTCATCAGATGCAGCAATACTACAGGGTTGGAGTTTTTGATAACTGTTCTAGCAAATGGACAGCTCTTCTCGACTGTTTAAATCTAAAGACGAAAAGAGCTTCTGAGGTTCAG GAAATTCTTGAAAGCAGAGAAAAAGCAAAATCTCACATCTGGACTTTTCGAACCCCAGAAGAAGCATCATCACATTGGAAGGAACTATTTGGACATTTAGAGGAAATAGAATGA